The nucleotide sequence TTTTCTGCCAGGTAAGCAAGCTGCTGTAAAGGACGAGTTATCTTGATTAGGATCCACCAAATAATAACCAGAGAAATAAGAATAGGCGGTAGAGATGTGAGAAGCATCCGTTGTATCATCTTATTTGAAGGAGATAGAACAGCAGAAGAAGGGCGTTGTGATACCACTCCCCACTCAGCCACAGGGATGGCTGCATAGCCGGCTATCATATCTTTTCCTTGTGTATTAGTCACCCGCTGAGCCCCGCTTTGTCCGTTCATTAATTTTTGAACGACAGGGTTTTTAGAGACCATGTCGTTGATCCGGTCCGGAGACTGATGATAAATAACCCGGCCATCGCCGTCCACCACGTAAACATAGGAGCCATCATGATAAAAGTGTTCACCAAGCAATTGATTGAGAATGCTTCTTTCTTTTAAATAAATTGTCCCGCCCACGAAACCAAGATACTCTTCACTTTCACTAAAAATAGGATAAGAAATCATAATAATTAAACGCCCGGTAATTGAGATAAATGGCTTGGAAATGAGTGGTTTCTTTTCTTTTAGCGCCTGCACAGCGCCCGACGCGCTGAATAATTTGTCTTTCAGTTTAAGGTGTTCTGGCGAGACAGCTAAAATCTTACCGGTTTGATCCACTACGGCAACAGAATTGAACATATCTGACTGGCTTTTCAGACGATTGACTTCATTTAAAAGGGCTTCCTCATTTCCCTTCATGGAAGGGGCAACCGTTTGAGCACTATTCTGTAAAACTTGCAAGGTGGATTTTAAATAATCCTCTGTTGTTCGCGCCAGCTTTTCAGCGTACACGCGATTAGTTTCCAAAGCATTCTTCACGAGCGTTTCTCTTTCGAGCAGATAACCTGAATACAGACTGACAGAAAGAGTAAACAATACAGAGGCAAGAGTAACAAATAAAATTAAATGTTTGAAAGATACTTTCATAAAAATAGTTCCTTCTTTTTATAGTAAAATGCCTTGTTTTTGATGTCTAAAATAACTATAATAATGGATTGCTTTTACCTTGCCAAGAGGAACTTTCTTAAAATGGGAAAATAGTCAAACACCCCCACTTTTTGTTGCGAACTCTGTCGGTTATGATAAAGAAGTGAAAATTTAAAAAAAGAGGAGTAAAAAGATGGAGATTGTTATATGGTCAGATTTTGTTTGTCCATTTTGTTATATCGGTAAGCGTCGCTTGGAAGAAGCATTAGATAAGTTTCCATACAGGGAACGGGTAAACGTCCGGTTTAAAAGTTATGAGCTTACCCCCCATGCACCGAAAGAACCTTCCAAAGTCATTCATGAAATACTTGCTGAAAAATATGGAATGAGTATTGAGCAGGCAAAGGCGGCTAATGTTAGTATTGGTGAACAAGCAAAAGCAGCCGGTTTGCTATTTAATTTTGAAAATATGAAGCCGGTGAATACGCTGGATGCCCATCGCCTAGCTAAATTTGCTGCAGAAAGAGGCAAGGGAGCAGAGATAACAGAGAGACTATTGAAGGCTTATTTTACTGATTCATTGCCTATAAGTGATGGCAATGTATTAGCGGAAATTGCCAGTGAAGTGGGGTTGAACCGAGAAGAAGTGACTTTGTTCCTGAAGGGAAATTGTTTAACCGAGGAAGTAAGAGCTGATGAAGAAGAAGCACGCACACTTGGTGTGCAGGGTGTCCCATTTTTTGTGTTTAATAGCAAATATGCAGTTTCCGGTGCACAGCCGGTTGAAGTGTTTGCATCTGTTTTGCAGAAGGCATGGGAAGAAGAGCTTGAAGAAAAGCTTAGGCCGCAACAATCATCCGAAGTCATTGAAAAGGGAACGGTTTGCACAGAGGAAGGCTGTGAGGTAACAGGGAGTACTAAAAACGCACAGTCAAACAAATGAATGGAATAAAAAGAAGGGATGAAAGAAGAGCATGTGAAACCTTAATGGGTGACATGCTCTTTTTATCAGGCCAATTATGTATATTTACAACATTGTATAAGGATTCAGCATTTTTCAGTAAGATACTAAGAAAGAGTGTGTGCTATAAGCGGATGGGACAGGTGGCATAGCGATAAGCAAAGGGAAGATTTCTTTCCTTCCATCGACATTTGTAATGATCATGGTGGTAATTACGCGATGGGTATGGCTATTAAGTGAGCGGCAAGGATGGCTGACGTACTCGGAGATCACTGTTCGCCAAGAGCTGATACAACTATTCTTTCTTCAACCAGGCGAGCTGCCATCATTGTCAGCGTTGGTTCATATTGTTCTTCGACGAATAGAGAGCACGCTTCTTGGAATTGTGACTACAATGATTGAATGATCCTTATTTGTCTTTATTTTAAGAAAGAGAAAAATAAGAAAAGTAATAGCAGAGGGTCCGGCAGCGAATTCATACAGGGCTGAATAATTGTCTTGTTTATAATGTTCCAGGGCAAGAAATGGATTCTAACTCATATACTGTGGTGTAAAAAGTAAAAATGAGGAGGAACCAAACATGCGCGTCTTAGTATTAGGATCCGGACTAATGGGCAAAGAAGCCGCGAGAGACTTGGTGCATTGTAAAGAGGTGGCCGAAGTTACGCTGGCTGATTACGATATCCAAAAAGCAAAGCAGACATGTGAGATCCTACAATCTTCAAAGTTAACTGAAGCTTTCGTGGATGCCTCTAATAAAAGCCAGCTTATTCATTTAATGAAAAAGCATGATGTTGTTATTAACGCGCTTTTCTATTCGTTTAACGTATCTGTAGCAGAGGCAGCCATTGCAGCCGGTGTGCACTCAGTTGATTTAGGTGGTCACATTGGCCAGGCAACGGAACGGGTGTTGGAAATGTCAGAAGAAGCGAAGACAGCTGGTATTACACTTATTCCTGATCTTGGTGTGGCTCCAGGAATGATTAACATTTTATCAGGGTACGGTGTGAGTAAACTTGACAAGACTGAATCGATCAAGCTGTATGTAGGAGGCATTCCGCTGCGGCCGGAACCACCCATTGAATATAATCACGTATTTTCAATGGAGGGGGTATTTGATCATTATACGGATGCTTCTTTTATCATTAGGAATGGGAAGAAACAAGAAATTCCTTCTTTGTCAGAAGTGGAAACCGTTTATTTTGATAAGTTCGGTCCTTTAGAAGCATTTCATACTGCAGGGGGAACGTCGACGCTTTCCTATTCCTATCCGACCCTTGACTGTCTGGAATATAAAACGATACGTTATCCAGGGCATGCAGAAAAATTCAAATTACTTGTTGATTTGAATTTGACACGTTCAGATTACGCCGTAAATGTGAATGGTACGCAAATCAAACCACGTGATGTGTTATTGAAAGCTCTCGATCCAATTGTAAATTTGAGAGATAAAGAAGATGTGGTATTGTTAAGAGTTGAAACAAAAGGGATAAAAGGAGACCATAAGACCAGCTGTACGTATGAAATGATCACATACAAGGATACTGTTAACAATGTAACCGCCATGGCGAGAGCAACGGCCAATACGATTTCCGTTGTTGCTCAAATGATTGGAAATGGAACGATTAATAAACCGGGTGTCTATCCTCCAGAGCAAATTGTTCCTGGTGGCAAGTACATGGAGGAAATGGCAAAGCGTGGCGTTATCATTAAAGAAATGATCGAAAGACAAGAGTCATCCATACAATCGTCATGAGGAAAGAAGCTGTCATGAAGCCGACTAAATAGTCGGTTTTACGACAGCTTTTTCACTAATCTTTATTTTAAAGTAGGATACTTACGCTGTTTTTCTCCTTCGACAATCTTAACTTCGACATGTATGCTTTCAAGCGATTGTTCTGTTAATGGAATCGAGCCTTGCTGCTGCACTCTTTTCCATGCTTGCACATTTTTTCTGTATAAAACTTCCGATAAGCGCAGTACGTCTGCATCAGCCTCCAGTCCTGTCTTGAAGGTGTTCCTTATCTCCAGTGCCATCACTTTTGCTGCCTCGCGTTCCAGCTCTGCAAGGTTTGCAAGCTGATCTAATTCCCTGAGGTCTCCCTTCGCTTTCACTTTTAGTGTGAAGCGAATACCTTCCTTCCTGACAATAGGCTTTATATGCACATCCAAGTGATTAATTAAAATGCTCGTATGCTTATATTTTCCTTTTCTTATTCGTAAGTCTTCTCGATTCAAATCTTTATTGACCCACTTTAGCCCTGCTGATTTTTCCAGTGGCAAAACTTTTTTTAAGGAATTTGCTGTGACGATAGCGGTTCCTTCTAACTGAATAGATTTTCGCTTCCCGCTATCTGTTCGCCAGTTATTTTCGTTTGTGCCGACTAATGGAATGATCGCTTCATGTGGAGGTTCATTTAAAAATATGAGCAGTTCCCTCATATCTACCGGTTTTAATATGGAACGTTGATCGTAGGAGGCGTATGGATCAACCAGCCTGGAAAGAGCCGTAGAGAGCTGCATGACAGGCACTGTGGTTAATAATTTGTCAAGCGGCTCTCTCGTTGCGTACATCCACATCCGATACCGGGTTTCACGATACCTGTCAAATAAGTCCACTGCATGACTTACGGCTTGCGCTCGCAGGGCTTCTTCTGTGAAAATAATGGCGGCTAAATGTCCCCAGAAAACACGGCGCTGGGAAGATTCATACAAATTAAATATCGCTTGATCTATTGTTTTGCCGGATGCCTTTCCAACCTCTACTTTTGTTTCATCACTGCCTGACCCGGACTCTTGTTTAGCGAGCATCCCTAAATTAAGAAGCTGCAAGTAAATGGTATAATAGCCATCTTTATAATCAATCCCTATGGCATGGGCATAAACCATGCGATCAGGCTCATAGGAATCCCAGCATCCTGTTAGCAAAAGAAGGAGCAGGGCCGACAATCCGGTGTACGAAAATCGTCTCATTTTTTTCTTCATCGCCGCCCATCCTTTTTAGTAGCATCGATGGGATCAAGCATGCTTGCTCGCTTATCGTCTTTTTGTGCAGGCAAACGCATCATCGCTTTAAGAATATTCTTCCAGCTTAAGCGGGTCGCGAGCTCTAAATAAGGGACACCAAAGGTGCGAATTCGTGCTGCATAAATACCAATGAGGAAGATTGCAGCAAAGAAACCGAAAAAACCAAATAGCGCCACGAGAATAATAACGAAAAAGCGAAGAAGCGAGATAACCCCGATAAATGACTGATTAACAAGCGTAGTCATGGCCACAAAGGAACCGGCGATAACGACAAGCATAGAGGGGCTCGTTAAGCCGGCGCGAATGGCTGCATCCCCAATAATTAGGCCGCCAACAACGCTCAGTGTTTGTCCGATGGCAAGCGGCATTCTTAAGCCAGCTTCCCGGAACAGCTCAAATAACAGCATCATTAAAATGGCTTCCAACGCCGTTGGAAAGGGAACGCCGCTTCGAGATTCCACCACTGTTGCCAGCAGGGTTAAAGGAAGTTGGTTTTGATGGAAGGAAGTGAGCGCCACCCAGAAGCCGGGAAGAAAGGTTGCGATTGATATGCCTGCCACTCTTAGTAAGCGTTCAAATGAATTAAAGGCATAGGGATATTCCATATCTTCTGCGCTTTTCAGCAAAAAGAATAAATTGACAGGAGTAATATATGCGTAGGCTACACCATCAATTAAGATGATAAACCGGCCTTGCAATAAGGATTGAACAGCAAAATCTGGTCTTCCAGTATAAGAGTGGCGTGGGAAAAAGGCGTAAGGGTCATCATTCATTAATTCTCCCAGCTGTGTGCCGCTTACTAATGCATCAATGTCGATCTTCTCTATCTGCTGTCTAATTTGTTCTAAAGTCGCCTTATCGGATATATCGTCCATATACAAAACTAAAACTTTTGTCTTTGATCTTCTTCCGACTTCAAACGACTCGCTTGCCAATGAAACCGTTCTTAGCCTCTTTCTGATCAATGCGTGATTGATTGTAATATCCTCAATGAAATTATCCCGCGGACCTTTAATGCTGACTTCTGTATTTGTTTCTTCGGGTTTTCGCTGCGGCCGATCAGCAATATCTACGGAAACAACCAGCTTGTCGGCAGGAAAAACAATGAGAAGCATGCCGGAAAAAATATCCTCTGCCGCTTTTTCTTTTTCCGTTACTATTTGCAGGGAAGGGACATGCAACGAGTGAATGTTCTCTTTTGTTGCCCCGTTATGGACTGCAAAAAATTTTTCTAGCCTTTTTGGGATCGTTGATTTAAGAAGATCAGCATGGACTAATCCGCTGCAATAGACAAGCGTAATGGGATCGTCATTAAAAGCTAATTCTGTAAATTGAACGTCTTTATTTTTTTGGAACAAATCTTTTAAAGAGCTTACCGTAAGCGAAGAGTGTTGAGCTGACGGCGTTCGCTCCTTCTTTTTCTGTTTCACTAATTCTTCAACGTTTTTCAGTCGAATTTTCTTTGTTTTCATTTGTAGACCCCCGTTTTTTACTTCCGAAAAAAATGGCGAGTAAGACGAACAAAACAGTAAACGCGGAGAAAAACCAGAAACTGGCCGGCAAAGCAATAAAAATGAGCCATTTGGAAAAGGTGAAATCAGTTATCGGGATTAGAACCAGCCCTGTCACAGCAAGAGCGATGAATAGGAGCGTTATATTTTTCTTTTTTTCTGATTCTAGAGGAAGAATTTCTTTCATTAAAATAAAAATAAGTGATATTCGGATAAATGAACCGGACATCCATTGATAGATAGATAAAAATCGACGTGTTCAATAAATGTACCAAGCGACACAAGTCCCCATTCTTCATAGGCTGGAAAGCGCTGTTTAGCCGCCTCGACCGGACCGAATTCTATGATCGCCCCGATGAGTGGCCCGGTCGTAAGCACGGTTAAAATAATGATAATGGCTGCATAGTGACGAAAACGGAGCGGGGCATTTATTTTGTGCTGCAGCAGCAAAAAGATAAAAATTTCAGCAAGCCCTGATGCTTGGAAAATGAGGCTTTTCATTATCGGATCATAGCCATGTTCCAATATCGGCAGCAATAAAGAGTAATTTTTATGTTGAATATTTGCAATGGCGACAAAGAAGCCAAAAATGACAATGAAAAACAATAGAAATATATTGAGGATATTTAATGTTCTTAAATTGGTTGTGGCCATTACCCAGCAAACGAAGCTACATAGCACAATGAGAAAAAAGCGGGTGTTTCAGGCAAAAACATAATGTTTGCCCATGTAATCGTTTCCCGCGCAGTAACAGCTGCCATTAAAACCAAGTAACCGATAAAGATAATGGCAAGGACTACAGTCGCTTTATTGCCGATTTTTGTTCCTAGCCATTTAAATAAAGGCTGCTTATCCGTTCTTTTTTGTATGTATAAAAAAGTGGGATCCAAATAAAAGCAAGGACCATTGTAATCACTACAGCAATCCATGCATCGCGGCCTGCTGTTTGAACTAAAGGGGAAATAGCAAATACATGGTTCTTTAAACCGATCGCCGTCATCGCCAGTAAAATAAGTTGAAAAGGAGTAATGGAATCGGCTTTGTACATAGGACCACCTTTATTTCCGTATATTAGTTGACCTCTAGGCTAGTTTTTCTTTTCTTCCCTTTTTTATACTAAGGCTCTGTTACAGATGAATGTTGTTTTTTCCATCGTTGATTGCAACGGAAGGCAGCGACTCCAGCGGGAAAAGAGCGTCCTGGTGAGAGCCCGCAAGCGCGCACGCGACGAGGAGGGTCACAGACTGCCCGCGGAAAGCGTCCGCCTGCAGTGAAAATCAACACGCAAGTATAACAGAGCCTGTACTAAAAAAGCTCTGCACCGTATTTTAGTAAAATACGGTGCAGAGCTGTTCTGTTAATTTCCATCCATTTTTGTATCTTCCTTATCAATACCTGGATCTTCTTCTCTTTCATCTTCCTCAGGATTGCCATCATTTTCGGCATTTTTTTCAGTGGAACCACCTTGATTATCTTCATCTTCCTCAACTTTATCCGTCGGCTCCTCCATTACTGGTTTTTCTTCTTCTGATTCATTGCCGCTGCATGCTCCCAGAAGCATGACAGCAAGGAAGGGTCCAGCTGCTAGTTTTACCCACTTTGACTGCATATTTTCTCTCCTTTCTAGCGAAGTTCATTGCTTTCTCTTTTCCCTGATTGTTTAAAAATATTCTTCGTTTTTTTAGGAAGTGTGTTTTTACGAAATTATCTGAAAAAAATCCCTTGTTAATAAACAAAAATTGTGATAATTTATATTCTATTATGAAGCATAAGCTTCACCAAAAACAAAAATGTTGTTTACGCTTCAATTTAGGGAGAAGTGGACATGGAAATATTAGCTAAAGTAAAAGAAAGATATGCTTCCTTGTCAAAAGGTCAGCAAAAGGTAGGGAAATACGTTCTTGATTTTCCTGAAAAAATTGCTTTATTGTCTGCGAGTGAAGTGGGCAAACAAATTGCTGTCAGCGAAACAACAGTTATTCGTTTTTGTTATTCGCTCGAGTTACAGGGCTATGCTCATCTGCAATCCATTATTCGCGAATACCTTATTCAGCATAAAAGCAGCTTAAACCGCTATTATTCTTCCAAGATGGAAATGGCTCAGGAGCCTCATTTCTTCGCTCAAGTGATGGAAAAGGATGCGGAGAACATCCAAAGAGCTATTGATACTATTAAGGAAGAAGACGTTCAGCTGGCTGTTAGCAGGATAATGGAAGCAGGCAAGCTTTTTTTGACAGGAATGAGAACCTCCTTTGCTCCCGCTCAATGGCTTGCTTTTACATTGGGCCTTGTACGGGATGAGGTGAAGTTAGTGCAGCCTGGGATTGATGACCTCGTAACTGTCCTACAAAGTATGGATGAACATTCGGTTTTTATTGCCATCACTTTTCATAGATATGTGAAGGAGACGGTTCAAATAGCAGAGAAGGCAAAGGAACGGGGAGCGTTTGTTATAAGCTTGACCGATTCTGGACTAGCACCGATCACTGAATTCAGCGACCTGACTTTTGCTGTAGGAAGCCAGGAGCGATCGACTCTGGATGTTTTTCCTCCGCTGTTTTCCTTGCTTAATGCCATAATGGCAAGCTTGTATGTTCAATACCCAGAGGAAGTAAGGGAGCGGCAGCGAAAATATGAACAGGTAAATGCCGATCATCTATTTTATTATTGATCGATCATTAATTACTCAAAATAGAAAAAACTGAATATTCATTGTTTTGTATCGGTAGAAAGGAAGTTTTTTATGAAAAAGCAGCTTGAACAACTAAAACCAGCTATACGGCAATTATATGATTATTTGCATTCTCATCCGGAAATTAGCTGGCAGGAAGTCAACACAACCGCTTTTTTAACCAATTATTTAGCAAATGAAGGGTTCGCGGTAAGAACGTTTGATGACTGTCCAGGTCTCATTGTAGAAATGGGCCAAGGGAAACCGGCAGTTGGACTACGCTGTGATATTGATGCTCTCTGGCAGGAAGTCAACGGCCGATTTCAAGCCAATCATTCGTGTGGCCATGATGCCCACATGACAATGGCTGTTGGTGCCTTATTATTACTGAAAAAAATAAATTATTACTTTCCTGGACGATTAGTCGTTATCTTTCAACCAGCTGAGGAAAAAGGAACCGGAGCCTTAAAAATGATAGAGAAGGGACTTATTGATGGCTTGGATTTTCTTTACGGTGTTCATCTGCGGCCCATTCAAGAGTTATCCTTTGGACAGGCTTCTCCGGGAATTCGGCATGGAGCAGCCAAGTTTATTGCTGGGGAAATTATTGGAGAAGATGCTCATGGTGCCAGGCCACATCTCGGAAAGAATGCCATTGAGATCGGTTCCTCGCTCATTCAAGCCATGCAGCAAATCCATATGGATCCGTCTATTCCTTATTCAGTGAAAATGACGAAATTTCAAAGCGGCGGTGAATCGAGTAATATTATTCCAGGAAAAGCGACCTTTTCAATTGATGTTCGCGCACAGACTAACGAAGTGATGGCAGCACTGACAGAGAAAATTGTTCAGGCATGCAAAGGAATAGAAGTCGTTCACGGAGCGTCTATTCATTTAGAAACAAAAGCCGAAACGGCAGCGGCTATCGTTTCAGAAGAAGCCTCTAATATAATGGAGAATGCAATCAGCAGAGTGCTGGGGGAAAAAAATGTCGTCCCGCCTATCGTGACAACTGGAGGAGAGGATTTTCATTTTTACACAGTGAAGCGGCCGGAAGTAAAGGCAGCGATGCTCGGATTAGGCTGTGATTTAAGCCCGGGTCTGCATCATCCTGAAATGACTTTTCAGATAGACGCTCTTTATCCAGGAATTGAGATATTGGCTGAAACAATTATACAAACGTTTGAACGGATGAAAGGGTGAGGAAACGTGCAAGATTACCATATTCGGTTATTTAATGACCGAACAGACTTTGAAAAAATGCAGCAGCTGGAAAGAGACACGTGGAATATGGAGCCGATTCCGATCCATCAAACGCTCACCGCCCATAAAAATGGCGGTTTGTTAGTAGGTGCTTTTCAAGAAGAACGATTAATTGGCTTTAGTTACAGCTTTGCTGGTTTTTCAAATGGCTCTTCTTACTTATGTTCGCATATGCTTGGCATCCATCCTGATCATCAAAAGCAAGGAATCGGTGAAGCGTTGAAAAACGCCCAAAAACAAGAGGCTTCTCGTCTTGGATATGAGCAGGTAACATGGACGTTCGATCCGCTCGAAAGCGTAAACGCTTATTTAAATTTAACGAAGCTTAAAGCTGTTTGTTCCACATATGAAGTGAATTGTTACGGTAAAATGGAGGATGGATTAAATGCCGGTCTTCCAACGGATCGATTGAAGGTGGATTGGTGGATTCAAAGTGATTACGTGAACACCTCCTTTACTTTTACAGAAGAAAAGGCAAAAGTTTTCGCACAATATGAAAGAACAACAGAAGGATGGCCGAAAATGTCCCTCCATCATCCTGATTATTTAGAAAGAGAAGAGGCATTGCTCGTCCCGATTCCTCGAAAATTTCAAGAGATTAAAAGCCAATCATTTGATTTAGCTTTGGATTGGAGAATGAATACACGGAAAGTTTTTCTGCAGCTATTCGCTAACGGATATACAGCTGTAAAACTCATTCAACGTCCGCAAGAACCGGTGAACTATTATCTATTCATAAAGAATATTCAATTTGCAGGAAAGGAAGAGGAAAAATGAAATTAACAGAAATTATTTTACGTCATTTACAGATGGAAATGAAATTTCCTTTTACTACTAGCTTCGGAACCATCGAAAACAAAGAATTTATTCTCGTAGAGGTAAAAGATGAAGAGGGAGTATCCGGCTGGGGAGAATCTGTTGCTTTTGCCTCTCCTTCGTATAATGAAGAAACGCTAAAAACAAACTGGCACATGATAGAAGATTTCTTGATTCCTTTATTAAAAGGCAAAGAAATATCTCATCCCGATGAAATTTCAGAGATATTTGAGCCGATCAGAAAAAATAACATGGCGAAATCGGCCATTGAAGGAGCGGTGTGGGATTTGCACGCTAAACGGGAAGGAATCCCGCTTTATGAGGCTCTAGGAGGAGACAATACAACGATTGATGTGGGGATTAGCATCGGTATTCAAGATACGGTGGATGATCTTTTAGCTATTATTAAAGAGCATGTTGAAGAGGGCTATAAACGAATCAAAGTGAAAATTAAGCCGGGCTGGGATGTTGATGTCATCAGAGAGATCCGTCGCTCTTTCCCAGATATCCAACTTATGGCTGATGCCAATTCAGCTTATCGTCTCGAGGACCTGCCAGAATTGAAGAAGCTAGACGAATTCAATTTAACAATGATTGAACAGCCGCTTGCATCGGATGATATCATTGACCATGCGGTTATTCAAAAAGAATTAAAAACACCGATTTGTCTGGATGAAAGCATTCATTCCTATGAAGATGCCAGAAAAGCTTTGCAGCTCGGCAGCTGTAAAATTATCAATATTAAAATTGGCCGTGTCGGTGGATTGACGGAATCTAAACGGATTCATGATTTATGCAAGGAGAACAATATTCCTGTTTGGTGCGGAGGAATGATTGAAGCGGGTGTAGGACGAGCGCATAATGTGGCATTAACTACCTTAAGTAATTTTACACTCCCGGGTGATACAGCTGCTTCTTCCCGTTATTGGGAGAAGGATATTATCACACCAGAAGTGACAGTGCACGATGGGGTTATTCAAGTTCCGAACAAGCCAGGAATCGGCTATGATATTGATCTCGAAGCGGTGAAGCAATTTACATTGAAAGAAAAAGCCTATTCACTGTAATTTGGCGAGTATGACATTTAAGAAAACCTGGCATCAACAGGTTTTCTTGTCCACACCTAATAAATTCAGAATATTCAAACGGAAGAGGGAGAAGAATGAAAAAAGCTTTTCAAATTGCAGGCGCATACATCGGAGTCATTGTAGGGGCAGGATTTGCTTCCGGACAGGAAATATTGCAATTTTTTACGAGCTTTGGATGGATTAGCATAGCAGGAACATGTGTGGCTACTCTTCTATTTGCTTTTTTAGGCATGCAATTGCTGCAAATCGGCTCTCGTCTTAAAACCGATTCTCATAAAAATGTTATTTATTTAATTTGCGGGAAATGGATAGGGATGTTTGTTGATGCCCTTATCACCTTTTTCTTATTTGGCGTAGCGGCAGTAATGATTGCCGGCAGCGGATCGATTTTCGAACAGCAATTTGGTATCGCTCCTTTGTATGGAAGTCTCATAATGACAGTATTAACTGCTGTCACTCTATGTTTCAATTTTCAAAAAGTTATTTCGGCGATTAGTTTGATGACTCCCTTCCTATTTATCATGATTTTTATCGTTTTTATTTACTCTGTTTTCCGTTATGAAGGGAATGTTTCGGATATTTTTCAAATCAGCCAAACAGAAAATACGGCAGCCTCTCATTGGCTGATAGGGGCCATCTTATATGTATCGTACAACATTGCGGCTGGAGCAGCTATTTTGACATTGATGGGAGGAGCTGAAAAAAATGAGAGAACGGCTGGGCTTGGAGGTATTTTTGGAGGCATTGGCCTTGGCTTATTGATCTTATTAATTAATTTGACAATGCTTTTAGATTTCGGGGCCAGTCAGCAGGCCGCTATGCCGATTGTTCACATTGCCAATGGTATTTCGCCAATCACAGGTTATTTCATGTCATTTGTATTGTTAGCAATGATTTATAATACGTCTGTCGGAATGATATATGCTTTTGCTGCGCGAATCGTACCGGCCCATCGTAAGTCTTTTACTCCGGCAGTAGTTATTTCTACATTGGCCGCTTTTCTGGCAAGCTTCGTCGGATTTGTTAAATTAGTAGGCACCTTGTATCCAATTGTTGGCTACCTCGGTTTGATCTTAATTATCGG is from Bacillus sp. PK3_68 and encodes:
- a CDS encoding GNAT family N-acetyltransferase, translating into MQDYHIRLFNDRTDFEKMQQLERDTWNMEPIPIHQTLTAHKNGGLLVGAFQEERLIGFSYSFAGFSNGSSYLCSHMLGIHPDHQKQGIGEALKNAQKQEASRLGYEQVTWTFDPLESVNAYLNLTKLKAVCSTYEVNCYGKMEDGLNAGLPTDRLKVDWWIQSDYVNTSFTFTEEKAKVFAQYERTTEGWPKMSLHHPDYLEREEALLVPIPRKFQEIKSQSFDLALDWRMNTRKVFLQLFANGYTAVKLIQRPQEPVNYYLFIKNIQFAGKEEEK
- the menC gene encoding o-succinylbenzoate synthase, with amino-acid sequence MKLTEIILRHLQMEMKFPFTTSFGTIENKEFILVEVKDEEGVSGWGESVAFASPSYNEETLKTNWHMIEDFLIPLLKGKEISHPDEISEIFEPIRKNNMAKSAIEGAVWDLHAKREGIPLYEALGGDNTTIDVGISIGIQDTVDDLLAIIKEHVEEGYKRIKVKIKPGWDVDVIREIRRSFPDIQLMADANSAYRLEDLPELKKLDEFNLTMIEQPLASDDIIDHAVIQKELKTPICLDESIHSYEDARKALQLGSCKIINIKIGRVGGLTESKRIHDLCKENNIPVWCGGMIEAGVGRAHNVALTTLSNFTLPGDTAASSRYWEKDIITPEVTVHDGVIQVPNKPGIGYDIDLEAVKQFTLKEKAYSL
- a CDS encoding M20 peptidase aminoacylase family protein yields the protein MKKQLEQLKPAIRQLYDYLHSHPEISWQEVNTTAFLTNYLANEGFAVRTFDDCPGLIVEMGQGKPAVGLRCDIDALWQEVNGRFQANHSCGHDAHMTMAVGALLLLKKINYYFPGRLVVIFQPAEEKGTGALKMIEKGLIDGLDFLYGVHLRPIQELSFGQASPGIRHGAAKFIAGEIIGEDAHGARPHLGKNAIEIGSSLIQAMQQIHMDPSIPYSVKMTKFQSGGESSNIIPGKATFSIDVRAQTNEVMAALTEKIVQACKGIEVVHGASIHLETKAETAAAIVSEEASNIMENAISRVLGEKNVVPPIVTTGGEDFHFYTVKRPEVKAAMLGLGCDLSPGLHHPEMTFQIDALYPGIEILAETIIQTFERMKG
- a CDS encoding MurR/RpiR family transcriptional regulator: MEILAKVKERYASLSKGQQKVGKYVLDFPEKIALLSASEVGKQIAVSETTVIRFCYSLELQGYAHLQSIIREYLIQHKSSLNRYYSSKMEMAQEPHFFAQVMEKDAENIQRAIDTIKEEDVQLAVSRIMEAGKLFLTGMRTSFAPAQWLAFTLGLVRDEVKLVQPGIDDLVTVLQSMDEHSVFIAITFHRYVKETVQIAEKAKERGAFVISLTDSGLAPITEFSDLTFAVGSQERSTLDVFPPLFSLLNAIMASLYVQYPEEVRERQRKYEQVNADHLFYY